One Eubacteriales bacterium mix99 genomic window carries:
- a CDS encoding IS1634 family transposase produces the protein MYLKTVTNKKTGRTYLSMAQSYRKKGKKYPGSTTVESFGYLDDLQKVYDDPIAHFKAYVEEKNKEKALNDAEYIVKERKDTVLPENTAGRKNFGYIAILKIYYELGLDRLLLNRQRGRNFDYNTSTILKLLVISRILEPASKKRTFEHRSTYFDFEKKDDFSLIDIYRSLSFYAGIDSAIQLQIHKRITEQYSRDTSLVYYDATNYCFEIDMEDELRAKGPSKEHRPNPIVQLGLAMDADGIPISYELFPGNNSEKLHLRPMIGELVRAYESGRVVAVADAAQNTGNNIYYLESGKCSYVFSQTIREGSKEFKDYVNNQSGYKQFSDQYKRKSRVIRREIEVDMLKEGGRTYKKKVLMDQRQIVFYNKKYADRSKAKREAVLKKAQCIASTPSAYTRATSYGALRYVKNIKVDKKTGEIKKAPKGRPCIDMEKFREDEKYDGYYCIVTNLFDEDGSDTFSDDRIIDMYRGLWRIKDNFRVTKSDLETRPVYVSRKDRIHAHFLICYISLVILRLIQKRLGGAYSPEAIINALKNITCSPESQNIYLFDYRSDVTDAIGKAMGFDFTKKRLTRSEIKKSLGQAKKR, from the coding sequence ATGTATCTAAAAACTGTAACAAACAAAAAAACTGGACGTACATACTTAAGCATGGCGCAAAGCTATCGGAAAAAAGGAAAGAAATATCCAGGCAGTACTACTGTCGAGTCCTTCGGGTATCTGGATGATCTTCAAAAAGTTTACGATGATCCCATTGCCCACTTTAAGGCCTATGTAGAGGAGAAGAACAAAGAAAAGGCTTTAAACGATGCGGAATATATCGTAAAAGAACGTAAGGACACTGTTCTCCCTGAAAATACAGCCGGCCGTAAAAATTTTGGATATATTGCCATTCTAAAGATCTACTATGAGCTGGGATTGGACCGGCTCCTTCTCAACAGGCAGAGAGGCAGGAATTTCGACTACAACACAAGCACCATATTGAAACTGCTTGTCATATCGCGGATTCTTGAACCTGCATCAAAGAAACGCACCTTTGAGCATCGGAGCACCTATTTTGATTTCGAGAAGAAAGATGATTTCTCCCTTATTGACATATACCGGTCACTGAGCTTTTATGCAGGGATCGATTCTGCCATACAGCTTCAAATCCATAAGCGGATTACAGAGCAGTACAGCCGGGACACCAGCCTGGTATATTATGATGCGACGAATTACTGCTTTGAGATTGATATGGAAGACGAACTGAGGGCAAAAGGCCCTTCCAAGGAACACCGGCCCAATCCCATTGTACAGCTGGGCCTTGCCATGGATGCAGATGGCATTCCGATTTCTTACGAATTGTTCCCTGGTAACAATTCGGAAAAGCTGCACCTGAGGCCTATGATTGGAGAGCTTGTACGAGCCTATGAATCCGGCAGAGTTGTCGCAGTGGCTGATGCGGCCCAAAATACCGGGAACAACATCTATTACCTGGAAAGCGGCAAATGCTCCTACGTATTCAGCCAGACGATCCGGGAGGGAAGCAAAGAATTCAAGGATTATGTTAATAATCAATCCGGTTACAAGCAGTTCAGTGATCAGTACAAGCGCAAGTCCCGGGTAATCAGGCGGGAGATAGAAGTCGATATGTTAAAGGAAGGCGGAAGAACATATAAAAAGAAGGTACTTATGGATCAGCGGCAAATCGTTTTCTATAACAAGAAGTATGCGGACCGCTCCAAAGCGAAACGGGAAGCTGTGCTCAAAAAGGCCCAGTGTATCGCCTCAACACCGTCTGCATACACAAGGGCCACGTCCTATGGGGCTCTCAGATATGTTAAGAATATCAAGGTGGATAAGAAAACAGGTGAAATCAAAAAAGCTCCCAAAGGCCGGCCATGTATCGACATGGAGAAATTCAGGGAAGATGAAAAGTATGACGGTTATTACTGCATCGTGACAAACCTGTTCGATGAAGATGGATCCGACACATTCTCTGATGACAGGATCATCGATATGTACCGCGGGCTCTGGCGAATTAAGGATAACTTCCGTGTTACAAAAAGTGATCTTGAAACGCGGCCTGTGTACGTTTCCCGTAAAGACAGGATTCATGCGCACTTCCTCATTTGTTATATATCGCTGGTAATCCTCAGACTGATCCAAAAACGTCTTGGTGGCGCGTACTCCCCCGAAGCTATCATCAATGCCCTGAAGAACATTACCTGCTCACCTGAATCCCAAAATATCTATCTTTTTGATTACAGGTCAGATGTAACGGATGCAATCGGTAAGGCAATGGGCTTCGATTTTACAAAGAAGAGACTTACCCGATCCGAAATTAAAAAAAGTTTAGGACAAGCAAAAAAAAGATAA
- the cas2e gene encoding type I-E CRISPR-associated endoribonuclease Cas2e yields the protein MIVLTLTDCPSALRGDLTKWLQEINTGVYVGQVSARVRDEIWERVCENAKSGRATMVFSTNNEQHMDFRVHHSSWEPIDFDGLKLMLRPSPARIKKLSERRLGYSKAAKIRKAQRMSKAKSKSRSAPDTYVVMDIETTGLSFMENEIIEIGAIIVKEREIVNEFHAMINPKVKVPASITALTGITDQEIENDGRTLKEVLQEFLEFVGDFPVIAHNADFEYGFLRSACEKCKFPLFSNQWIDTLQIARRLVYDVNNYKLETLLEYFGLQMNGLHRSMQDCLSTKQVYEKLIDLEQKDK from the coding sequence ATGATTGTGCTTACACTGACGGATTGCCCATCTGCGCTGCGTGGTGACTTGACAAAGTGGCTGCAGGAAATCAATACTGGAGTTTATGTTGGTCAGGTCAGTGCCAGAGTGCGGGATGAAATTTGGGAACGGGTATGTGAAAATGCCAAATCCGGAAGAGCGACAATGGTGTTTAGCACAAATAACGAACAACACATGGACTTTCGTGTTCATCATAGTAGTTGGGAACCGATTGATTTCGATGGATTGAAGTTAATGCTGCGTCCCAGCCCGGCGCGTATCAAAAAATTGAGTGAACGTCGGCTGGGATACAGCAAAGCTGCCAAAATTCGAAAAGCCCAGCGGATGTCAAAAGCTAAAAGTAAAAGTCGATCTGCGCCGGATACGTATGTTGTTATGGACATAGAAACAACGGGTCTATCTTTTATGGAAAACGAAATAATAGAGATTGGTGCAATTATCGTAAAAGAAAGAGAAATTGTGAATGAATTTCATGCGATGATTAACCCAAAGGTAAAAGTGCCGGCGTCTATAACTGCATTAACCGGTATAACTGATCAAGAAATTGAGAATGACGGTAGAACATTAAAAGAAGTTTTACAGGAGTTTCTTGAATTTGTAGGTGATTTTCCGGTAATTGCACATAATGCGGATTTTGAATATGGATTTCTGAGATCAGCTTGTGAAAAATGCAAGTTTCCTTTATTTTCAAACCAATGGATTGATACATTACAAATTGCAAGACGTTTGGTATATGATGTAAATAATTATAAACTCGAAACGCTTCTAGAGTACTTTGGTTTACAAATGAATGGTCTACATCGTAGTATGCAAGATTGTTTAAGTACTAAGCAGGTTTATGAGAAACTCATTGATTTAGAGCAAAAGGATAAGTAA
- the cas1e gene encoding type I-E CRISPR-associated endonuclease Cas1e, translated as MGKIPGIKKPVLQALPQIKERMSFLYLERCLVNRQDGAITVTDSRGTVHVPAASLSVLLLGPGTNISHRAMELIGSNGVSIIWVGEHGVRYYAHGYSLTHSARLLIRQAELVSNVRSRVSVARQMYQMRFPNEDVSSMTMQQLRGREGSRIRSVYRHASKETGIPWNGREYSPENFDNSDDVNKALSAGHVCLYGAVHSVIVALGCSPGLGFVHTGHELSFVYDIADLYKARITIPIAFEVAAEKPEDVGAATRRRVRDAISDGHILEQTVKDIRFLLLGETAAAKQEVETEVLHLWDDKKGLVENGVSYGKEYDGTEKEATKVGYGTILEDKK; from the coding sequence ATGGGAAAGATACCAGGAATAAAAAAGCCGGTATTGCAAGCACTACCGCAGATTAAAGAACGAATGTCCTTTTTATATCTGGAGCGATGTCTGGTAAACAGACAGGATGGTGCCATTACTGTAACGGATTCCCGGGGAACAGTTCATGTACCCGCAGCATCACTCAGTGTTTTATTGCTTGGTCCCGGAACGAATATCTCGCATCGGGCAATGGAACTGATAGGGAGTAACGGCGTAAGTATCATATGGGTAGGGGAGCATGGTGTACGTTATTATGCACATGGTTACTCGCTTACTCATTCGGCCCGTTTGCTGATTCGACAGGCAGAACTTGTTTCCAATGTGAGATCAAGGGTTTCGGTGGCAAGACAAATGTATCAGATGCGATTTCCGAACGAAGATGTATCATCTATGACGATGCAGCAACTACGTGGGCGGGAAGGATCACGAATCCGTTCCGTCTATCGTCATGCATCCAAAGAGACAGGTATCCCCTGGAATGGGAGAGAATATAGTCCGGAGAACTTTGATAACAGCGACGATGTCAATAAAGCATTGTCTGCTGGGCATGTATGCTTATATGGGGCTGTTCACAGCGTTATTGTTGCTCTTGGATGCTCTCCTGGTCTGGGTTTTGTGCATACCGGTCACGAATTATCTTTTGTCTACGACATTGCTGACCTTTATAAGGCGCGGATTACCATTCCCATCGCATTTGAAGTAGCTGCGGAAAAACCGGAGGATGTGGGAGCAGCAACCAGGCGGCGAGTAAGAGATGCTATTTCTGATGGACATATTCTGGAACAGACTGTCAAGGATATTCGTTTTCTTTTACTGGGAGAAACGGCAGCTGCAAAACAGGAAGTGGAAACAGAAGTCCTTCATTTATGGGATGATAAAAAAGGCTTGGTTGAGAATGGAGTATCCTATGGTAAGGAATATGACGGCACTGAAAAGGAAGCTACAAAAGTGGGCTATGGTACGATTCTGGAGGATAAAAAATGA
- the cas6e gene encoding type I-E CRISPR-associated protein Cas6/Cse3/CasE yields MYLSRIALNSKRRETMRALSSPQILHGAVECSFDGDRQRNLWRIDWLNDICYLLILSAKQGDFMHIVDQFGYKDSEWQTKNYDPFLSRLKTGQIWQFRLSANPTRSSFEGKNDKSERGKVFAHVTQDQQKQWLLKRSQTCGFLLDESGFDVTHSQWLKFSKNKKDKITLHMVAFEGILTISDVECFKQSLLSGIGREKAYGCGLLTLAHIRGVNDGKDTRNKKAGIASTTAD; encoded by the coding sequence ATGTATTTATCCCGAATTGCATTGAATTCAAAACGCAGAGAAACCATGCGGGCACTATCATCACCGCAAATTTTGCATGGTGCTGTGGAATGTAGCTTTGATGGCGATAGACAACGTAATCTCTGGAGAATTGATTGGCTGAATGATATCTGCTATTTGCTTATTTTAAGTGCAAAGCAGGGAGACTTTATGCATATTGTAGATCAATTTGGATATAAGGATTCGGAATGGCAAACAAAAAATTACGATCCGTTTTTGTCGCGTTTGAAAACAGGTCAGATTTGGCAGTTTCGCTTAAGTGCTAATCCTACCCGTAGCAGTTTTGAGGGGAAGAACGATAAGTCGGAGCGCGGGAAAGTATTTGCCCATGTAACGCAGGATCAGCAAAAGCAATGGCTTTTGAAGCGGTCGCAAACGTGTGGCTTTTTGTTGGACGAGAGCGGATTTGATGTGACACATTCCCAATGGCTGAAGTTTTCCAAAAACAAAAAAGATAAAATTACATTACATATGGTAGCCTTTGAAGGAATTTTGACTATATCTGATGTTGAATGCTTCAAGCAATCCTTATTATCAGGGATTGGACGGGAAAAAGCATATGGATGTGGATTGCTGACTTTAGCACATATAAGAGGCGTTAATGATGGGAAAGATACCAGGAATAAAAAAGCCGGTATTGCAAGCACTACCGCAGATTAA
- the cas5e gene encoding type I-E CRISPR-associated protein Cas5/CasD: MVKFERRGTERVPTKSGVVGLIAAALGRRRNEKINDLSALRFGVRVDRDGILLRDYHTVKSRKSTYVTTRYYLSDAIFLVGLEGEDAFLDQIDYALQHPEFPLFLGRRSCPPEGRLSLGVREGRTLLEALREEPWLVHEWMRKKEDAEVRLPILMDVGNETAGGYVQRDLPLSFDQTHREYGFRRVCGSNFICISNPYGKPFVPKNTTEQDPLIELEEE; encoded by the coding sequence ATGGTTAAGTTTGAACGTCGAGGTACAGAACGTGTGCCCACAAAAAGTGGTGTTGTAGGTTTGATCGCTGCTGCACTTGGGCGGCGGCGGAATGAAAAAATAAACGACTTGTCTGCTCTCCGATTTGGTGTACGGGTTGATCGGGATGGGATATTATTACGGGATTACCATACAGTAAAAAGTAGAAAATCCACTTATGTTACCACTCGTTATTATCTGTCAGATGCAATTTTCCTGGTAGGGTTGGAGGGAGAAGATGCCTTTCTGGATCAAATTGACTATGCTCTGCAGCATCCGGAGTTTCCATTATTCCTTGGAAGGCGCTCCTGCCCTCCTGAAGGACGCCTGTCACTTGGCGTTCGTGAAGGAAGGACTCTTTTGGAAGCGTTAAGGGAAGAGCCATGGCTGGTTCATGAATGGATGAGGAAAAAGGAGGATGCGGAGGTTCGCCTGCCTATTCTAATGGACGTGGGAAATGAAACAGCTGGTGGTTATGTACAGCGTGATTTGCCGCTGTCCTTTGATCAAACTCACAGGGAATATGGATTTCGGCGTGTTTGCGGTTCAAATTTCATCTGTATCTCCAATCCTTATGGGAAGCCATTTGTTCCCAAAAATACAACAGAACAGGATCCATTGATTGAGCTGGAGGAGGAGTAG
- the cas7e gene encoding type I-E CRISPR-associated protein Cas7/Cse4/CasC, whose amino-acid sequence MKSNNRLYVDVHVLQTVPPSCVNRDDTGSPKTAIYGGAVRARVSSQSWKKAMRDMFRDIFPKENLSARTKHIVQMVANEIQALGGVDDPEKAAEQILKNAGLKIKTVENGTDALFFLSFAQAKALSELAVNDPDTIKAKLTKEAKTKVQNALKGFPGIDIALFGRMVADDPSLNTDACAQVAHSISTHKVNNEYDYFTAVDDMAPEDNAGAGHIGTVEFNSSTLYRYATVAVHELHRQLRKDTADAVKGFVRAFVCSMPTGKQNTFANRTLPDAVLVTLRTDQPINLVGAFEDPIKAGKNNDEGFVAASEKAFVKYTKTVYENWLGKPDLSLVTGDSLSDLGEAYSFNDLLNKLEDAIQVHLGNGGDDQ is encoded by the coding sequence ATGAAATCAAATAACAGACTTTATGTGGATGTGCATGTGCTCCAGACAGTACCTCCAAGCTGTGTCAATCGTGACGATACCGGCAGCCCAAAGACTGCTATATATGGCGGTGCAGTGCGTGCAAGAGTCTCCTCTCAGAGCTGGAAAAAAGCTATGCGGGATATGTTCAGGGATATATTTCCAAAGGAGAATTTAAGTGCACGGACAAAACATATTGTTCAGATGGTGGCAAATGAAATTCAGGCGCTGGGAGGCGTTGATGATCCTGAGAAGGCAGCAGAGCAAATATTGAAAAATGCCGGTCTTAAAATTAAAACAGTTGAGAATGGTACAGATGCCTTGTTTTTTCTGAGTTTTGCACAGGCGAAGGCGCTGTCCGAACTTGCAGTAAATGATCCGGATACAATTAAGGCCAAATTGACAAAAGAAGCCAAGACAAAGGTGCAGAATGCATTAAAGGGATTTCCGGGTATAGATATTGCGTTGTTTGGTCGCATGGTGGCGGATGATCCTTCATTAAATACAGATGCCTGTGCTCAGGTAGCCCATAGCATTTCGACGCATAAGGTGAATAATGAATATGACTACTTTACCGCTGTGGATGATATGGCTCCGGAAGACAATGCCGGTGCCGGACATATCGGAACGGTGGAATTCAACTCTTCGACTTTGTATCGCTATGCGACAGTGGCTGTACATGAATTGCATCGTCAGCTAAGAAAAGATACAGCAGATGCAGTAAAAGGATTCGTTCGTGCGTTTGTCTGCTCTATGCCAACCGGAAAGCAAAATACTTTTGCGAATCGCACTTTGCCGGATGCCGTTCTGGTTACACTGCGTACCGACCAGCCCATCAATCTGGTTGGTGCCTTTGAAGATCCTATAAAAGCAGGGAAAAACAACGATGAGGGATTTGTAGCCGCTTCAGAAAAGGCATTCGTAAAGTACACAAAGACAGTGTATGAAAATTGGCTTGGCAAGCCTGATCTGTCTCTTGTAACAGGTGATTCGTTGTCTGATTTGGGTGAAGCTTATTCATTTAATGATTTACTTAATAAATTGGAGGATGCGATTCAGGTACATTTGGGAAATGGCGGGGATGATCAATGA
- the casB gene encoding type I-E CRISPR-associated protein Cse2/CasB produces MADQEKQPRKQVSNFVRYKIKQLTESHKESAVKATLAKLRRGIGKMPGSMPELWDVTLNGLPETLQGKGDSPTQGEWAVYIALTFYALHQQGGNVNQCMCQEKQSLGVAARKLVKNDEDEKRIKRRFDTVVTSDSMEELSHHLRGLIQLLKSENIALDYPALAEDLYRFQFPEARDGVRLKWGRDFYRIQNSEENKND; encoded by the coding sequence ATGGCAGATCAGGAAAAGCAACCAAGAAAGCAAGTAAGTAACTTTGTGCGTTACAAGATTAAGCAATTGACAGAAAGCCATAAGGAATCTGCTGTGAAAGCAACTTTAGCGAAATTGCGCAGAGGAATTGGTAAAATGCCCGGTAGTATGCCGGAACTCTGGGATGTTACACTGAATGGCCTGCCGGAAACATTACAGGGGAAGGGGGATAGTCCAACACAAGGCGAGTGGGCTGTATACATAGCTCTTACCTTTTATGCTCTGCACCAGCAGGGGGGAAATGTGAATCAATGTATGTGTCAGGAGAAACAATCTCTTGGTGTTGCTGCTCGAAAACTGGTAAAAAATGATGAGGATGAAAAGAGAATTAAAAGACGTTTTGATACGGTCGTTACTTCAGACAGCATGGAGGAACTTTCCCATCATTTACGTGGGTTAATTCAGCTTCTGAAATCGGAAAACATTGCGTTGGATTATCCGGCACTGGCAGAAGATCTTTATCGATTTCAGTTTCCTGAAGCCAGAGATGGTGTGCGCTTAAAATGGGGACGGGACTTTTATCGAATTCAGAATTCGGAAGAAAATAAAAATGATTGA